The Biomphalaria glabrata chromosome 17, xgBioGlab47.1, whole genome shotgun sequence genome segment ACAAATGCTGCAAGTGGTAATCCAATAACATCGCTGAAAGGAAACCATACCAAAGTTCATCCGTCTTGGACTGACAAaagtaagtgttttttttttttttaacctgtttTCGATAGATCATATTCAAAGactaattatctagatctagtatataatGTCTATCTGAattgatctatctagatctcgaTAGAGAATAGACCTAAAATTTCTAGCTCTCAatcttttagttttaattaagtctagtctagatctctccagactatttttttttaattgtcgtAAGAATTGAGTCGAACACTTGAAACTGTAGTCTACGCCCTCCGTCTGCCTGTCTGAACGACTGTTCTGTCTGGGAGGGATCTAAGCAAATGTAGCCCTAATTCgttaaatttctagatctagtaaaagtaTTTCCGATGGCTCGTATCCCAAGACTCTTGGCTAAGGGGCGAGGCCGGCGGGGAAACTCCCTCCATATTCCTGCTCTGCAGGGgcgactgggtgtcaaaatctgcgcgggcatttctataaaatctGGCCCACAAATTATACGCcagcgcagtggcgtagcaaggtactctTGGGTctgggttcaagaatatgttaaTGGGCCCCACGCCCCCAAATGAATCATTTAAGACCATATTTAAGTACTATTTAGCACACTGAACATAATGCACCCGTGGGTGCTTTTGTTGAAACAATAACTGAAGGCTATTGTTACATTGTACTGTCAACACGTATTGGAAGACCATCATGGCCTTGGCATCGTAAGTAAGTTAAAGAAAGAtggtgatattttattaattaagagTATTTGTTCAGTCAAACCATCAAGACTTCTGGTTCGGACAACTATGAAAACCTACAAATTTCTCTCTGATTACAATTTCTTTGGGTAGTTCGTCATTGGAGTTCAtgcaattttaataaatttgtagTTCTCTTTGAGGGCTGTAAATCATGATATCATAGTGGATCTACTTTAgtattttttctaaaattgcATTGCCCAACAGGTCTATTTACTCTATTATATCTTTGAATCTGTGAGTCGAGGTAAAGGCTTATGTTTTTGATTTCTTTAGAATTTATGTACTGCTAAGACATTATCGTTGTTACTTGTGTCACCAAAACGACACTCTTCGCGATGACAACTAAATGAAAGGTTGTTGCATGCTAAAgttaaaactaacattcactATGCGATTAATTACTTTCAGCCAGTAATTATCCACTTCTTCAATGTGTTCTTTGTTTGCATCATCCACCGTTCTCAGTCTTTCATGTTGTCTGTATGTTTGGCAAGTTTGTTGCCGAAGTTAAGTCATCATaggcctatcttttttttttttgacgatacggttgaaaaacaaacaacattgatgcTGTGTCAGGGtatgttacatttatatgtgtatttatgtttatgtatgttgtgtgtgtgtgtgtgtgtttgttttcttgtagtctcccttgttctacTGTTCAGTATGTTCACGGTTTACTCTTAAGTGTGTCAGTAGTGTGTATAAGTCTCTGTTGGTTGTTTTCTCCTTGTTTCACGTTAATAAAAATGGAGTGTGACTTTTAAACATCAGTATTGTTAGTGTATTGTGATAATATAACAGGGTataaacccgagaccatcgagaccaCCCGAACGACTTTCTAGTGCACATACTAgacgacaaggcagccattcAAGTGAGAGACAGTATTCcatgataaatgtaattatcgctctatctaaatttgttttttgttataatCCTCCTCCCTAATTCAGTCATGGTAATTAGCTAAAATGTCAACAGCTTTAACGTTTCCGTAAGTAACAGAATATGATGTCTCTTTTGCATGTTTAATATCTAATTTTAagtctaggcctatatatagatttctggtaatagaaaaatgaaaacaaaaaggatgtttacaaaaaaaaagcacaaaaaaggtaaaactatcaactgtttaattaacatagaggaacaaaaagaaataatgggAGTATGGGACCCAACGGTCACCtacaataaacctgatgaaGGCATTTCCTTACAATGACTGTAGGTGAAAACACGGtttaatgttttgaaattaatatgATGTTTGATATGACGTTTATGATATTTTAAggaaacttttaaattttgaaccATTTGTTACAAAATTACAGTGTAGGACAGGCCACAGTTGGTCATTAGTCATGGGACCAAGTGATATGAAACCCCTGCGCGCCATGCAGTGCCGTATTTAGAGCTAAAAAAGCCTTAACCTATTTCAGTTATGGGCCCCATACAAGTCTAAATATTGTATGTaactgctaaatatttcttgtagGCCCTAAGCTAGAGCTTATAGAGGTAAATCCAACCCTGGCCCATGGTTGTTACACCATCGGGTGTGGGCCCCTAAATGGTTGTGGgtccgggttcattgaaccccttcgcgccatggatgctacgccactgcgccAGCGGCCACATGATGGGCATCCGATTAAATATGTCCTCAAGTgcattgtttaaagtttaataatgtatcggAAGTAGTTAGCAGTTAGCAATACAGCAATATGAATACTTTATTCGATTATTTTGAAACTATCTACTATGTGCTATcactaaatgaataaagtatagGACTTGGAATGGGAATCTCTCATTTACTCAATGTATCATAAAGATACTGGCAAAATATATCAtagtttatgagaactgatTTGGTTTTCGAAGTTGGTAACAATAATATCTCTGATCGCCGGGCCTCCCTCAGGGGCGGGCCTGGGGAGGTTGACCCACTTGCCACgccctaaggccgctactggcCCCCACtgtgtgagtactgtgactcttaTCTCATCTTGGAACATCATCATTagcaaactccatttgagtgaaggcttgagaggctcaaatcctctcttgcaaaagccctggacagaaactctgctgtcttgtgtagtgcataaatgtcgccatacaggtcgagaattgttggtttcccagacctgtcgagacggagatcagcaagtctggagcagtcaaacagaatatgaggcacggtttcctcttcctccccgcagcgggggcaccgtgaaatttggccatagccgtgagaaatatgagccaacaggacaatggcctgtcctgcactgtgctataataccttgctcaggcctggacagccttcaccacggggaagtgcggtcagggcgcctcatgcgctcccagactccatggGCTTTTGGGGAAGTGTCCCAGCacaaccacttttccatttctgttttttgaattgTAGCAagggcatgatgaaaacttacagcctgttcagttggTGGAATTAGCCCTCCTTAGTGGGCCAAGGAGCCTGCaacagtgttgccagtcacacctatgtgactcggtacccactgcattattacaggggtgccatagcgttgttttatGTTCTTGGAACATAACCTGCTTGATTACgccagataccaggatattagaGGGAAATATTTTAAAGCGGACAACTTCAAAACACTGTTTGCAAATGTAGACCCTTGGAAAATATTGGGCTTTATCTGGGAGGTGGGATTGACTACGAAAATTTGATTTGATGTTGGGCAAAGTAATTGTAACTAAATACATATTTACaacaaatttttattaaattatataattttttactatttgagttatgaaatgactttatttttaatatctaaGTTGTATAACATTTAGGTTATTAAGGGGGAGTAACCCTGAAGGGATAATGGGCACGATATAGCCTATATTGTGCCgatgtgcaaaaaaaaacaacaaaaaacaacaaaatatcaaatatttattggtCCATCCCACCATTCTTAACTTGGAGCTGTGCAATAAGGAGGCCAGGAGTATGCAATTTATGATGCTCAGAATGTATGAAAACGCCTGACGCCGGGTTCCGTTCCGCACCCCACTCAgagagcttacagcgctccccaaAGATTTCCAAGCTGTTGGCTAAGGGAGACAcgaagaaccttttttttttggtctacaaGGTAAAATCTTGAGAAACACTATATTAAGGTGATCGTTAATTTTCAATATGACTCCATGTGAATAGAATAGTTGAAAGACTTGTAACTCATTAACATAAAACTCACACAAATATAATTGTGTAACAAACTGAAAcaagaaagatctagatctgtatgcCAGACAAATTTAATTTACCAAATTTTGTACATTTCCGAACTCCTCACCCCCTCCCCTCTGTTAACATATTTTTCATTCGCATTTCGTCAAAAGTTTCACAGtaattcaccttcacctatcccttagtccgtTGGGGcacacacaagatctgtcaaccgtttttctccattcctttgccatggatataatttcattcagtgaaaggcccgtccattctttgatgttgtcttccaatcgcttcctctgtcttcctcctcttcttcctggtactgttccctgacgGAAGGTcattgcgagccctgaggaccttgtgatgtggtcaAGGAGTTTGAGTTAACATtctttgacagtggttagcaggtcatcatggggtccaatagctgtacctgtttctaatctcttcattcgtgatgcggtctttgtgaGTGACatctaggatctttctgtaacaTCTTAGCTCCATTGCTATGATCGCCTTCTTGAGATTTTCAGTCAGCGTGCATGTTGGAATACGGCCGTGACCAGGgagtgcatcagtctgattttagtgtaaAGGGCTATTCTTTTGTCTTCCAGATTGTTTTgcgttttgcaagtgctgccgTAGACTGACTTTCTGgctagtagttcaggtttggtttcTTCGTTTGAGCCAATAGCTCCAAGGCaccggtatttaaaactacCAACTCTCGTCAGCTTTTCGCCACCAATGCTGGTGTCCTTTTAAAAGCCTTGTTGGCTATTGATCATAATTTGTGTATTTTTCGGCAttgatttgcataccatatgctgcggatgtcttgtctatgcgcatcaccaagtcagctaatTCTTTTTCTGTTCCTAACAGACCATCTATGTCGACCgcaaagcgcaagttagtaattcttcctGCATTGCTTACATAACCTTCGTAGCCCTCGAGAGCTACTTCTATTAACCATTCAAAGAATATTATGAAAAGAGTTGGTGAAAGTATGCAGAGTCTTGTCTCACTCCAACTTTGGTTTTAATCCAGTCtccattgttgttgttgaagtACTAGTGGCCTGTTAATAGAGGTGTTGGAtaacttttgttatgttttgattgacattgtgtttttccattgtcgcccagagtgctccaTGCCACACTctgtcgaaagctttcttgaagtCAATGAAGACATGAAAAAGGTTCTGTTGGTGTTGACAGTATTTCTCGCAGAGTAGCCGCATTGAAATAGTAAaacaagtgttgttgttttttataatataatagacACAATACTGGTGTGGTAGACGCTTACAAGGAtatcccacacacacatacacaccggctttttaaaaatctaatctcAATggtctattgatttttttcttcaaatttctTTCATTTCGATGTATCTAGATGAAGACCCAAAAACATCAAAATCTCAGTCCACTTGTAGGCCTATGTGGAGCAATTTTTACGGCTTAAACTCCTCCCTGCGGATTGGTAacaagtcaaaattaatttcaaactaTGAGAACAGCGAGGACCAGGTAACTTGATCTTTTGGTATTTAGATTAGTGAAGAACCAACTTTTATGCActattcaaacaatataaataaagattttgacgactataatatttttattgaacTAAAATACGGTAGGGAAGACATTTGTATAGTTAGCCTACCTATCAAAATTAGGCTAATGCGATGTATGAAGGTTTGATACTAGTTCCTTCTAGTTAGGTTGAAGTTGTGATGTGGGGCCTACATGTTACAGAGAGAACTGTTCATTGTTCACCTAGCTCTGACACACCTTATTCAAAATTTcagtattgaaaaaaaagcttCACATAAACATTCCACAAATTCTCTAAGTATGGGATATAAACCGGTTTTTGACAGGTTCTTATTTTggaataattgtttgaaatgtttattggagtttaattttaattcaaGCTAAGTGTTCATTTTCACTACTTCAGCTTACATTAAGTGGCATGCTCCAAATATACCAACAGTCAGTCAATTCAGCCTCTTTGATGCGACAAATCATGAGCTAGCTGACATATACCAAAAGTTattgttttcttcttcttcttcttcttcgttctcattgttatgttggagtgttcagatgagtagaccaatacatgagatgaactgcgcagtggtttccaaatcagggagctctccacatagtttcctttctattgggttgatttggggccaatgtctttattattgtttgaaaCCTTAAATGTGGTCAAAGAAATTTCATCAATTAATTGTGCtttaacatttaatttacaATCATTAAATCAACTCTATTAAAAGGGTGTCCACACtaaatatatctatactatactGTATAGATCAAGTTAGAATCATATGGAATCaattgtagtcttttctttgaAGTCATAAATAAGTACATGTATCTAATCTAGTCTAATGTAGTCTCATGATCAagagtttagatctagttctagattctaattGTGTTTATTCTGCAGAACCAAGCTGTGCCTCATTGCAAAGAAAACTCATCaggtaaaataatttataatttacttGAAGCTAAGCAAATAGGCCTATTGGTATAAGTTTTTTCTAAAGCTAAAAGCCtttcaaattaacatttttcCATTACATAAAGGCTCAGATAAGTTGAGAGTTaggtgtaaacatttttttttacaaatactctTCCAGATTTAAACAATTCAAAGGATTTAAAAAAGGTAATCCATGTTCATAgtatatttcatttcattttgtaataACTATATAGGTCTGAATTTAGCCTGTCATGTTAGCACTTACTGcactaaatagtttttttaaaggGCAACAactcaactttttttctttctatcttttgtCTTAGCTAAAATTTTACTTTCCTGACAACAATAAATATATCGCCAACTGGAACAATTTATTAAACAACACATACGAAGGACTGTTGGGCTACAAAGTCAGTGTTTTATCCCACCTGAAGCAACCACTAGGGCCATTGCCTCCATGTTCAAGAAATTTTCACACATCCACATGCCAATCTGCCAATCGACCTGCTCCTTTACCTGTGAGTTCACCAATGTTTATGTTGTAATTTAGTATCAGTAACTTGAATTATTTCAGTATTTTACTTAAGTGCTGTCTAGAATCTTTGTTTGTCacaatgtgtaaaaaaatattatttatttttgagaaAGAACTACATCTAGGACTGcatctttttttcaaaattagctTTTGTTTAGAACTTCATTTAGGCAATAGCCTGTTATGTGCATATGTTTCAATCTCTTGTGTGGACATGACAGGTATGTGGGAGAAAGTTTCCTTGCTGCCTTAAGTATTCAACACAACTTAAGTTGAACTGTAGCCTCTTGAAAGATAGCCAAGCAGCTTATGCCACTGAgccataataatattaatatttagacttttttttctgaattgtgtgtgtgggggggtctgCTGTATAGCTGATCACAAAACTAACTGATGTATTAGGTGACTAATGCAAGTCATTTAAGAATGATTTGTTAaaattcataacatataaattttagatgatttttcattttaaatatgagtaattttaatttcaagGCATCATGTACAAATATCCAACAAATGTACAACATACACATAAGATAAACTTTCTTTTCAGCAATCtgatttttaaagaaacaaacttttatAAACTGCCATCAACTTAGTTGTTTAATTCTAAAAAATCAGCAGTAAATTATTTATAGAATTTATGTGGAAAGACAATAAGAGTATTAATTTCTATGtagtattagtttttttttaatcattcatAATAAAATAGTTATCACACTAAATTATATACAAGTATATCATGTAAATCAAATCAAGTAAATTATCACAGACATTCTGTgtgtaaataatatataatgcatattataaagtaaataactttcaaaattgtttgtatatttaaatGTTCAGCCATATGAACCACCAAGAGATGCTCTAGGTCTGACCTATATATCTGACCTTAATGAAGAAGATGCTGAACGAATAAAAAATGTTGCATATGAGGAACTGAAACTATTATTGGAGAAGCACAATATTGCATATACAAAGACGAAGGCAAAGAAACGAACTACAGGTTTGTTCTTAATAAACGAGAATTTAACCAAaacgaattttttaaattttaatagatACACCTTTTCTGGTGTTACTCtgttaatgaatatatatactGAGCTTTATCCGGGGAGAGGagccccactttgtgagtactatGACTCTCTTCTCactgtggaacatatcctcattgattgccccagataccaggatattaaGGGAAAATTATTTAGAGCacttaacttaaaaacactgtttAATAGTGTCggcctgggaaggtactgggctttgtccaggaggtggggttgtctgcaaaggtttgatttgtgaaattgtgaacatgtaatatttacaaaagatttttattaaatttttactaactttactattttaactgtatggaatttagctctggtgaaatgaagggagagtaatccttgaaggattatGGGCACggcatggcctaaattgtgccgatgtgccaaaaactcaaactcttataaatatttttttatacatatttacaacatatttttattagattataaaaatttttactATTTCAGTTGTGAGTGTACCTTATTATTAATAACTTAGTTGTGTAAATTTAAGCACTTAACCTTTAAAGGGGAAGTAACCCTTTAGGGATCATGGGCATTGCatgacctaaattgtgccaaaaaACCCTAATCATCAAATACCAAGATCTCTccttataatatattgttaaaaaaCAATTGCATTCTTGTCTAGGCTCTCAATAGCTCTATTTTATAAACTCAATAAGTATTGTGAACAATTTTGTCTGCAGATAGTGGACTATTTGGGACAGCACTTGAAGTACTTGTTGCAAAGGATATTAAGAAAAATAGACTTGTTTCTGATCTGAAAGTTCCAGCTGTATTTTCATTGGTGAGTTTAGTTTCtatgttatttttattggtGAGTTTAGTTTCTATGTAATTTTTATTTGGTAAGAAAAAAGAGTACTTTATCCATTCAGCTGATTTGATAAAAAACTTGAAGGAAAGTAGTTTAAATTGTCTTTCAACTGATCAGCATCTGTGGTTTAAAAGATATAATTTTGTCtaatcaattttgtttctttctcaaATGAGAGCCTCTCTCTACATAAGCAACTTCAGCCATACTCTGATCACAGTCTGACAAttagcatgtttttttttagtatttataaATCTGGACCTATTGAAATTTTCCTCACaatattgtgttgtttttttagtccattaaaactttttgaaaacTTTAACCACACTAATAGAGCTCTGTACCTTTTGTTAGATGGTTCGATTCATTGAGGAAAATGGCATGCTCGTACAAGGGATCTTCAGGGTACCAGGATCAGCCGAAAGAATCAAAGTatgtaaattaatattaaaaatacaatattataataatgtGTCATCATTTTAATTAtcctaaaaattttttttattgctaaaagaaagaaagaaaataaatatataaaaaatgttatcaTAAATGTTTCAATATTCTTGGTAACAGAATCTGTTAACCTTGTGGCAGTCCTGTTTATTATAATGGTTTGCATTGTAGTGATGCTTGCTTAGTTTTGTAGATTATATCCAGCTGTAGACTGGGATGATGCACTGTACAAGTAATTGTGAATTTCATCTGCAAACCAACACTAAATTGTAATGTAGATATAATTGACTAATACAATTGTGTAACTGAACAGAACTTTTGAGGGATTActggcacgacatggcctaaagtgtgctgatgtgccaaaaacccaaaatacaaataccggtcatttcatcaccATTCACTTAATCCCAATCCCTGGtaatttcatcccccggtcatttcatcccattCTTTttatcatctgatcattttatctaacaaatagtaattttaaaattatgaaataagcaatatttaatatagtcATTTTACTTGCTAAATATGTTGTAATTAACTCTTCTTAAAGTAACATTCTTTAGATGTGCTCTCTCAAATTTCAAAGGTTATAATCACTTATATTTCTGTCATTGACctaaggaaaatattttaaagaattatAAAGACTTGACAATGtagttacatttttattttcttttttttttttaattttattgtatttatttattgttaggcTTTTAGAAAAGAGCTAGAGGAAAATTTCTACAAGATACCTAACTATTCTATATACGACCACACAAATATCAGTGAGTTGACTGTTCATGAAGTATCCTCAGCCTTTAAGGCCTTCCTCAGAGAACTACCAGCATATCTGATATCCAGTGAAAGAATGGAGTGTTTCCCTAATATTAAAAGTTTGTACTGTGGTTGACTTGTATATATCATCTTTTTATTAGACATCTATTTTTGACCCACCAtggttttgttgtttatttttaccaTACACAATGTTCTCTGTCTCCACTTGTGTATATGATTCACACATTAGgcaacttacaaatacaaataggCTTACTCCCTTGCAAAGGGGCATAATTTGACAACATACATTTATAAACATAATGTTTGTCTCATAAGCCAAATgacatgacaaaacaaaaatttggtTAGTTAATTTTGATGAGTTGATAGAttaataagaaaattattttttttaaagaatttattttgtattataaattattatataaagCAATGCTAATATTAGAACAACTGAATACTTTGTCAGCTTATCATTATGTAAATTTGACACCACTTTTGGTTTATTGACAACCTTTACTAAAATTAcataatgttttctttgtttttcacaGCGCTGCCCTTCACAGAACAAATAAAAGCCACCAATATGTTCATTTTATCCATGAAAGAAGAATACAGAGACACACTGCAGGTACAAGATACATTCaatgtttctatgttttatCTAGGCAAACTTTTCAAATACATTGTttcaagactaagactaagactgctttattgatccttatggaaatttgttgtgatttcaaggactcttttctcatataaagacaacacaacagaaaaatacacataaatagaacagacacaacataaagagttcattcagcgactacacacaggtatctttgtgcttttcatgtttcctgatcaatgaGTAGCATTATTAGTCTGACCTAATAAGGAaggaacgagtttttgtactgctctgttcttgtcttgatcGCCCACTTCGCCACGACTTGATGTAGTTATGATGGAGCAGGcagccgttgtcttccaagatttttttctgagacatttttgttcaaaacgttcatttaaatatggtagtgttgtgtgtgtgatttttgatgccctttttataatgttttctaagcggcgcaacagtttagatgaacctcgtcttgccaacaagttattccatattttataatattttgcaTAGTTGCGCCGTAAAAATTACTACAGGGGGCTgaaggctttgcactggggttttgtgcctcctcatgtggctggtgagacctacgtgagcccggaatgttcggctgctcACTGGGCAgcttattccagctggagctagtgtcattggccttgcatTTTTTCTCTGATAGGTTTCTTCTGCCTCTTgtataaaatttagctcttgtgataTGGAGAATAACCCTTGAGGaattatgggcacgacatggccttaattgtgccgatgtgccaaaaatctaaaacttaaACTCAAACTCATAGACATAGTAGCACTATTTTAATTGTGAATAGAACTTGTTTTAATGACTTAACTGTataaatttagctcttgtgataTGAAGAGAGAATAACTCCTGAGGGAATACGGGCACAACatgacctaaattgtgccaaaaaTACAATGCAATACAATACATTCTTCTGGAGCGGTAGAAGCACTGAAGTACGGACATGAATCTTTTGTCAGCTTTGTCATACTTTGTGGaatgaagggagagtaatcttttagggattacgggcaccacatggcctaaagtgtgagGA includes the following:
- the LOC106052445 gene encoding rho GTPase-activating protein 18-like isoform X1 — protein: MNHLVTIPRHQAVLNYTLRRLLTNAASGNPITSLKGNHTKVHPSWTDKNEDPKTSKSQSTCRPMWSNFYGLNSSLRIGNKSKLISNYENSEDQNQAVPHCKENSSDLNNSKDLKKLKFYFPDNNKYIANWNNLLNNTYEGLLGYKVSVLSHLKQPLGPLPPCSRNFHTSTCQSANRPAPLPPYEPPRDALGLTYISDLNEEDAERIKNVAYEELKLLLEKHNIAYTKTKAKKRTTDSGLFGTALEVLVAKDIKKNRLVSDLKVPAVFSLMVRFIEENGMLVQGIFRVPGSAERIKAFRKELEENFYKIPNYSIYDHTNISELTVHEVSSAFKAFLRELPAYLISSERMECFPNIKTLPFTEQIKATNMFILSMKEEYRDTLQVFLRLMNLTIENKSVTQMDDQNLATCHAPNVFAMPKGSETDMTRINDNFGYFKTLTNYNKKLFAVPPNFISQIRQQYATGVSAKPKRKFISKLLGKKSKGEEIPPPREELMRLKEVQIEVHAPQMTRESAVITINESTTAKDVIYQYEAIPKTILEDARRNIAQGENEDRAIEYLCEVGGNIGERCLDPEAKVLEVYRVNPTAEWMIKTKKGR
- the LOC106052445 gene encoding rho GTPase-activating protein 18-like isoform X2, whose product is MNHLVTIPRHQAVLNYTLRRLLTNAASGNPITSLKGNHTKVHPSWTDKNEDPKTSKSQSTCRPMWSNFYGLNSSLRIGNKSKLISNYENSEDQNQAVPHCKENSSDLNNSKDLKKLKFYFPDNNKYIANWNNLLNNTYEGLLGYKVSVLSHLKQPLGPLPPCSRNFHTSTCQSANRPAPLPPYEPPRDALGLTYISDLNEEDAERIKNVAYEELKLLLEKHNIAYTKTKAKKRTTDSGLFGTALEVLVAKDIKKNRLVSDLKVPAVFSLMVRFIEENGMLVQGIFRVPGSAERIKAFRKELEENFYKIPNYSIYDHTNISELTVHEVSSAFKAFLRELPAYLISSERMECFPNIKTLPFTEQIKATNMFILSMKEEYRDTLQVFLRLMNLTIENKSVTQMDDQNLATCHAPNVFAMPKGSETDMTRINDNFGYFKTLTNYNKKLFAVPPNFISQIRQQYATGVSAKPKRKFISKLLGKKSKGEEIPPPREELMRLKEVQIEVHAPQMTRESAVITINESTTAKDVIYQTILEDARRNIAQGENEDRAIEYLCEVGGNIGERCLDPEAKVLEVYRVNPTAEWMIKTKKGR
- the LOC106052445 gene encoding rho GTPase-activating protein 18-like isoform X3, whose translation is MRTARTRTKLCLIAKKTHQLKFYFPDNNKYIANWNNLLNNTYEGLLGYKVSVLSHLKQPLGPLPPCSRNFHTSTCQSANRPAPLPPYEPPRDALGLTYISDLNEEDAERIKNVAYEELKLLLEKHNIAYTKTKAKKRTTDSGLFGTALEVLVAKDIKKNRLVSDLKVPAVFSLMVRFIEENGMLVQGIFRVPGSAERIKAFRKELEENFYKIPNYSIYDHTNISELTVHEVSSAFKAFLRELPAYLISSERMECFPNIKTLPFTEQIKATNMFILSMKEEYRDTLQVFLRLMNLTIENKSVTQMDDQNLATCHAPNVFAMPKGSETDMTRINDNFGYFKTLTNYNKKLFAVPPNFISQIRQQYATGVSAKPKRKFISKLLGKKSKGEEIPPPREELMRLKEVQIEVHAPQMTRESAVITINESTTAKDVIYQYEAIPKTILEDARRNIAQGENEDRAIEYLCEVGGNIGERCLDPEAKVLEVYRVNPTAEWMIKTKKGR